Genomic DNA from Streptomyces diastaticus subsp. diastaticus:
AGTGCGCCATCGACGACAAGGTGCTCTGGGGCATCGGTATCGACGCCAACACCACCCGTGCCTCCATGAAGGCCGTGGTCTCCGCGGTCAACCGCGCCGCCCGCTGACCCCCGGCCCGTGCCCACGCCCCGCCCGTCCCGTACGCGGCGGGGCGTCGGGTTACGGCCAGGTCACACGCGCGGGGCTGACGCCACCCGGGGGATGTGGCTAACATCACGTCCACACGGCAGCCCCGCACGGGCCGGCCGCCGCCCCCGGGACGAGGCGACGGCCGCGCGGGGCACGGCGCGACGACGCGCCAGATGCGACGGAGGTGCGACGTGCTGCCCAGGAGCCGATCAGGACGGGCCACCGAGGACCGGCGCCCGCGCGTCTGCGGGGTCCGCACCCACTGGACCACCGTCGGGGACGGCGAGTTCCACTGCCCCGACTGCGGGGGCGACCGCAACTACCAGCGGCGCACCGGCCGCCGCAGGCTCACCCTGCTCGGCCTGCCCGTGCTGCCGCGCGGCGAGGCCGGACCCGTCGTCGAGTGCGCCTCCTGCGAGGGCCACTTCCCGACCGACGTGCTCGCCCGCCCCACCACCACCCGCTTCTCGGCCCTGCTCCGCGACGCCGTGCACACCGTCGCGCTCGCCGTCCTCGCAGCCGGCGGCACCGGCTCGCGCACCGCGCTCGCCGCCGCCGTGGAGGCCGTCCGCGACGCCGGGTACGAGGACTGCACCGCCGAGCGGCTCACCGCCGTCGCCGAGGCCCTCGCCGCCGACACCGGACAGCGGTCCGGCGGCGGCGACGCCGAGGCGCTGCTCGCCGTGGAACTGCACGAGGCGCTCGACCCGCTCGCCCCGCACCTCGCCGGCCTCGGCCGCGCCTCGCTGCTGCTGCGCGCGGCCGGCATCGCCCTGGCCGACGGCCCCTACACCCCGGCCGAACGCGACGTCCTCACCGCCGTCGGCGCCGCCCTCACCCTTCCCCGCGAAGAGGTCACCGACCTCCTCACCGCCGCCCGCACGCCGTCCTGAGCGGTGCGCGGCGCCCAGGGCGCCGTGCGGGTCGTGGACAGCCTCCGGCGGAACCGGCCGGCGCCACCCCCTCCGCCGGCCGCACAGCCGCACCGGCACCCCGCGCGCCCGCGCCGCCCCTGTCGTACGGGACAATGGCGCCATGAGTCTGTTCCGCGACGACGGCATCGTGCTGCGCACCCAGAAGCTGGGCGAGGCGGACCGGATCATCACCTTCCTCACCCGCCGCTACGGCCGGGTCCGCGCCGTCGCCCGGGGGGTGCGGCGCACCAAGTCGAAGTTCGGCGCCCGCCTGGAGCCGTTCTCCCACGTCGACGTGCAGTACTTCGCCCGGGGCAGCGAGCTGATCGGCCGCGGCCTGCCGCTCTGCACCCAGACCGAGACCATCGCCGCGTACGGCTCCGGCATCGTCACCGACTACGACCGTTACACCGCGGGCACCGCCATGCTGGAGACCGCCGAGCGGTTCACCGACCACGAGGGACAGCCGGCCGTCCAGCAGTACCTGCTGCTCGTCGGCGGGCTGCGCACCCTCGCCCGTGGCGAGCACGCCCCCCGGCTGGTCCTCGACGCCTTCCTGCTCCGCTCGCTCGCCGTCAACGGCTACGCGCCGAGCCTCGGTGACTGCGCGCGCTGCGGAATGCCCGGCCCGAACCGCTTCTTCTCGGTCGCCGCCGGTGGCAGTGTCTGCGGGGAGTGCCGCGTCCCCGGCAGCGTCGTACCCTCTGCGGAGGCCGTCGGCCTGCTCAGCGCGCTGCTCAGCGGCGACTGGGTGTCGGCGGACGCCTGCGAGGGGCGGCACGTGCGGGAGGGCAGCTCCCTCGTCTCCGCCTACCTGCACTGGCACCTGGAACGCGGACTGCGCTCACTGCGGTACGTGGACAAGTAGCGGGCACGGCCCGGGCGGGGCAGGCGGCACACCCGCCACCGGGAGCCCTTGAGATTCAGAGAAACTGGGAGACGAACACCTCATGGCACGACGCGGAATCCTCGGCCGCAACCGGCGCGACCACCAGCCCCCCGAGCCGCACCCCTCGGGCGCCCGCCCGCCGAAGATCCCCGGCGAGCTGGTCCCCGGCCACGTGGCCGTCGTCATGGACGGCAACGGCCGCTGGGCCAAGGAGCGCGGCCTGCCCCGCACCGAGGGCCACAAGGTCGGCGAGGGCGTCGTGATGGACGTCCTCAAGGGCTGCCTGGAGATGGGCGTCAAGAACCTCTCCCTGTACGCCTTCTCCACCGAGAACTGGAAGCGCTCCCCGGACGAGGTGCGCTTCCTGATGAACTTCAACCGCGACGTCATCGCCCGCCGCCGCGACGAGATGGACGCCCTCGGTATCCGCATCCGCTGGGTCGGCCGGATGCCCAAGCTGTGGAAGTCGGTCGTCCAGGAGCTCCAGATCGCGCAGGAGCAGACCAAGGACAACGACGCCATGACGCTGTACTTCTGCGTCAACTACGGCGGGCGCGCCGAGATCGCCGACGCCGCCCAGCGCATCGCCGAGGAGGTCGCGGCCGGCCGCCTCGACCCGTCCAAGGTCGGCGAGAAGACGCTCCGGAAGTACCTGTACTACCCCGACATGCCCGACGTGGACCTCTTCGTGCGGCCCAGCGGCGAGCAGCGCACCTCGAACTACCTGATCTGGCAGAGCGCCTACGCCGAGATGGTCTTCCAGGACGTGTTGTGGCCCGACTTCGACCGCCGTGACCTGTGGCGTGCCTGCCTGGAGTACGCCCAGCGCGACCGCCGCTTCGGCGGCGCCGTCGAGACCGCCACCGCCGAGCCCGCCCTGCCGCCCCAGCAGGGCTGAGGACACACGGGAGGGACGGGGAGGCCCCCGGGGCGCGTACGGGATCCGTACGCGCCCCGGGGGCCTCGGCGGCGTTCTCCGGCCGGTGGCCGGAGGCCGCCCCCTCTCCTACTTCTCGGACTTGGCGGCGCTCGCGCACTCGGCGCAGGTGCCGAAGATCTCCACCGTGTGGTCGACGTCCACGAAGTCGTGCGAGGCCGCGACCGAGTCCGCCCACTTCTCCACGGCGGGCCCCTCGACCTCGACCGCCTTTCCGCACACCCGGCAGACCAGGTGGTGATGGTGGTCGCCGGTCGAGCAGCGGCGGTAGACCGCCTCGCCGTCGTGGGTGCGCAGAACGTCCACCTCCCCGGCTTCCGCCAGCGACTGGAGCGTCCGGTAGACCGTGGTCAGCCCGACCGAGTCGCCTTGGTGCTTGAGGATGTCATGCAGGTCCTGGGCGCTGCGGAACTCGTCCACCTGGGCGAGGGCTGCGGCCACCGCCGCACGCTGCCGGGTGGACCGGCCCTTCACGGGGGGTCCTGCGGTCGTCACTTCACGGTCCTTCCCAATTGTTCGAGCTCCGCTCGCCGCCGGGGCGCCACCGTCGCTGCCGAGACGCCCGGCGTGCTCCACCGGCTCGCGGCCGCGAGCGACGGGGGTCTCGACAACGACGCGCCCCTTCGGCTCCCGAAGCTCTTGGCCTGGACTGGGCCTAGTGGCGGGTCGTCGGGGAAGCCGTGGTGCCGGATTCCCCCTCGTCCACAGTGCAGGATGCCACGTCCTCGGGGGAAGCCGCTGTTCCGCGTGCGCGGCGGCGGGCGAGCGGAGTGGCGGCCACGCTCAGGAGCAGGAAGACGACGATGGCCAGCAGGACGATGGCAGCGCCCGAGGGGGCGTCCACGTAGTACGTGGTGACGGTGCCCGCGAGGGAGACCACGACGCCGATGACCATGGCCCCCGCCAGCGTGGCGCCGAACCCCTTGGTCAGCCGCTGGGCGGCGGCGACCGGGATCACCATCATGGCGCTGACCAGCAGCAGGCCGACGATGCGCATGGCGACGGTGACGGTGACGGCGGCGGTCACCGCGATCACCAGGTTGAGCAGGCGGACCGGCAGGCCGGTGACGCGGGCGAACTCCTCGTCCTGGCAGACCGCGAAGAGCTGGCGGCGCAGGCCCAGGGTGACCGCGAGGACCAGCACGGCGAGGACGACCACCGCCGTCAGGTCCTCCGGCGAGACGGTGGTGATGGAGCCGAAGAGGTAGGTGTTGAGGTTGGCGGTGGAGCCGCCCGGCGCCAGGTTGATGATCATGACGCCGCCGGCCATGCCGCCGTAGAACAGCAGGGCCAGCGCCACGTCACCGCTGGTACGGCCCCGGGAGCGGATCAGCTCCATGCCGACCGAGCCGAGCACGGCGACGGCGGTGGCCATCCAGACCGGACTGGTGTTGAGCAGGAAACCGAGCGCCACGCCGGTCATCGCCACGTGCCCGATGCCGTCGCCCATGATCGCCTGGCGGCGCTGGACCAGGTAGGTGCCGATGGCCGGGGCGGTCAGCCCGACCAGCACCGCGGCGACCAGGGCGCGCTGCATGAAGGCGTAGTCGAAGAGGTCCATCAGTCGAACAGTCCCGTCCGGATCGGATCGGCGTTCTCGGGCGCCGCGTGCGGGTGTACGTGGTCGTGGCCGGGCAGCGCGTGCTGGCCGACGGCCTTCGGCGGCGGACCGTCGTGGGCCACGCAGCCGTCGCGCAGGACGACGGCGCGGTCGATGAGCGGCTCCAGCGGGCCCAGCTCGTGCAGGACGAGCAGGACCGTGGCACCGTCGGCGACCTGCGCGCGCAGGGTCTCGGCCAGCACCTCCTGGCTGGCCAGGTCCACCCCGGCCATCGGCTCGTCCATGATCAGCAGCTCGGGGCCGCCGGCCAGCGCGCGGGCGATCAGCACCCGCTGGTGCTGGCCGCCGGAGAGCGCGTTGACGGAGTCCTTGGCGCGGTCGGCCAGCCCCACCGCCTCCAGCGCCCGGCCGACCGCCTCCCGGTCGGCCTTGCGCAGCGGGCCCAGCCGGGTCCGCGAGAGCCGGCCGGAGGAGACGACCTCCCGCACGGTGGCGGGCACGCCCCCGGCGGCCGTGGTGCGCTGCGGGACGTAGCCGAGGCGGGACCAGGCGCGGAAGCGGCGCAGCGGGGTACCGAAGAGGCGGACCTCGCCACGGCTCAGCGGGACCTGGCCGATGGCGGCGCGGACGGCGGTCGACTTGCCCGAGCCGTTGGCGCCGAGCAGGGCGACGACCTCGCCGCGGCCGACGGCCAGGTCGATACCGCGCAGCACCGGGCGGGCACCGAGGGCGGCGACCGCGTCGGTCAGGGAGACGACCGGGTCGGCGGCCTGGGGGCGGGGTGTCGGGGAGGCTCCTGCGTTCACCGGGTCCACCGTGCTTCCTCGGGGCCCGCGGGGGGCGGGGACGGTCACTTGGCGCCGAGCGCCTTCTTCAGGGCGGCCAGGTTGGCCTCCATGACCTCGAGGTAGTCGTCGCCCTGCGACTTCTCGGTGAGGCCCTCCAGCGGGTCCAGCACGCCGGTGCGCAGCCCGGTGTCCTCGGCGAGGACCTTGGCCGTGCGGTCGCTGGCCAGGGTCTCGAAGAAGACGGTGGTCACGTGTTCCTCGGCGGCGACCTTCTGGAGTTCCTTCATCCGGGCCGGGCTGGGCTCGGACTCGGGGTCGACACCGGCAATGCTCTCCTGATCCAGCCCGTACCGCTCGGCGAGGTAGCCGAAGGCGGCGTGGGTGGTGATGAAGGTCCTGGAGTCGGTGTTCTTCAGGCCCTCGCGGAAGTCCTTGTCGAGGCCCTTCAGCTTGCCGGTGAGCGCCTCGGTGTTCTTCCGGTAGTCGGCGGCGTGGTCGGGGTCGGCCTTCTGGAGTGCCGCGCCGACGCCGTCGGCGATCTCGGCGTACTTGACCGGGTCGAGCCAGACGTGCGGGTCGAGGCCGGAGTCGCCGTGGTCGTGGCCGTCGCCCTCCTCCTCGGCGTGGTCGTGGCCCTCCTCGCCGTGGTCGTGTCCGTCGCCCTCGGCGTGGTCGTGGCCGCCGGAGGAGCCGTGCGCCTCCAGCGTGGTCAGCTCGGCCGCGTCCACGGTGTTCTCGACGCCGGCCTGGTCGACGGCCTTGTCGACGGCGGGCTGGAGGTCGCGCAGGTAGAGCAGGACGTCGGCCTCGCTCATCGCGCCGGTCTGGCGGGGGGTGATGTCCAGGTCGTGGGGTTCCACACCGGGGCCGGTCAGAGTGGTGACGTCGACGTGGTCACCGCCGATCTGCTCGGCGAGGAACTCCAGCGGGTAGAACGAGGTGGTCACGGCGAGCTTGCCGTCCGCGCCCCCGCCGGCGTCGGAGCTGCCGCACGCCGCCAGCACGCCCAGCGAGAGAGCGGCGGCGGAGGCGGTGAGAGCTGTGCGGACTGATCGATTCCGGCCACGACGTATGTTCATGACACTCATTTTCAACAAAGGTGGAAACGATTGTCAAAAAATCCTTTCACCGCCACTCGGGATGCGCCACCCGGGGGAGGCCGCCAAGGCGGTCCCGCGACCTCCGGAGGTGGGCCCGGGTGCGTCCGTCCCGGCCCGGAGTCCCACTAGTCCGGTTAGTTCCCCGGACCGCCGCCCGCATTGCCCCGATCCGGCCATCCGCGCTCCGGCGGATTTGATCCCGGGGGTGAGGGCGCCGGTAATCTGGGGTATTCGCCGTCCGTCGCGGCCGCACGTGAGCCTCGGCGGACTCACCAACCGCTTCGTCGTAATGAAGAGAGCACCGTGGCCGCCGACAAGATCGACAGCATCGTCAGCCTGAGCAAGCGCCGTGGCTTCGTCTACCCGAGCAGTGAGATCTACGGCGGCCAGCGTGCCGCCTGGGACTACGGGCCGCTGGGCGTGGAGCTCAAGGAGAACATCAAGCGGCAGTGGTGGCGCTACATGGTCACCTCCCGTGACGAGGTCGTCGGTCTCGACTCCTCGGTGATCCTCGCCTCCGAGGTGTGGGTCGCCTCCGGTCACGTCGCCACCTTCAGCGACCCGCTGACGGAGTGCACCTCCTGCCACAAGCGCTTCCGCGCGGACCACCTGGAGGAGGCGTACGAGGCGAAGCACGGCCGCCTCCCCGAGAACGGCCTGGCCGACGTCAACTGCCCGCACTGCGGCAACAAGGGCCAGTTCACCGAGCCCAAGGAGTTCTCGGGCCTGCTCTCCACCCACCTCGGCCCCACGCAGGACTCCGGCTCCATCGCCTACCTGCGCCCCGAGACCGCCCAGGGCATCTTCACCAACTTCGCCCAGGTGCAGCAGACCTCGCGGCGCAAGCCCCCGTTCGGCATCGCCCAGGTGGGCAAGTCCTTCCGCAACGAGATCACGCCCGGCAACTTCATCTTCCGCACCCGCGAGTTCGAGCAGATGGAGATGGAGTTCTTCGTCAAGCCGGGCGAGGACGAGCAGTGGCAGGAGTACTGGATGGAGCAGCGCTGGAACTGGTACACCGGCCTCGGCATGCGCGAGGAGAACATGCGGTGGTTCGAGCACCCGAAGGAGAAGCTCTCCCACTACTCCAAGCGCACCGCCGACATCGAGTACCGCTTCCAGTTCGGCGGCTCCGAGTGGGGTGAGCTGGAGGGCGTCGCCAACCGCACGGACTACGACCTCTCCGCGCACGCCAAGGCGTCCGGCCAGGACCTGTCCTTCTTCGACCAGGAGGCCGGCGAGCGCTGGACCCCCTACGTCATCGAGCCCGCCGCGGGTCTCGGCCGCGCCATGCTGGCCTTCATGCTCGACGCGTACCTCGAGGACGAGGCGCCCAACGCCAAGGGCAAGCTGGAGAAGCGCACCGTCATGCGGTTCGACCCGCGCCTGGCCCCGGTCAAGGCCGCCGTGCTGCCGCTCTCGCGCAACCCCGAGCTGTCCCCGAAGGCCAAGGGCCTGGCGGCGGCGCTGCGTCAGCACTGGAACATCGAGTTCGACGACGCCGGCGCCATCGGCCGCCGCTACCGCCGGCAGGACGAGATCGGCACGCCGTTCTGCGTCACCGTCGACTTCGACACCCTGGACGACAACGCGGTGACCGTCCGCGAGCGCGACACCATGCAGCAGGAGCGGGTCTCCCTCGACCAGATCGAGGGCTACCTGGCCGCCCGCCTCGTCGGCTGCTGACCCACCCGGACGCGTCGCCCTCCCGGCGGCCCGGCCGGCCCGGACGCCCCCGTTCCCCTCGCGGACCGGGGGCGTCCGGCTGTCCGGTGCCGCTCGGGAAAAAATGGCTCGCGCCGGCCGCCGGCCCCCCGGTAGCCTCTCCGCATGTTCTCGATGACGCCGATCTACGAGTGAGAGCGGGCGGGCCGCGCAGCCCGTCCCCACATCGTTCCCTTCCCCTTCACCGCGCCGCGTCCGTCACGCGCCCGGGCCGCTTCCGGCCCGCCCGTGCCACGGCGTGGAGGGTTCGCGTACGCGTGTCGCCTGCCGTCATGACGCATCGCGGTGTCATCCAGAGCCCAGAAACGGAGATCCCCGTGGCCAAGAGTCGCAACAACCTGCTCGGTGTCGGCGGCCAGCGCAACAAGCTGCCCCGCAACGGACGCCCGGCCGACGCCCCCGGCGGCCCCGCCGACAACCGCCCGGCCGCGCTCGACAAGAAGCAGGAACTCCTCCGCAAGATGCGTGAACGCACCGCGGCGGCGGCCGACGGCACCGCGGCCGACGCCACCGCACCCGAGGGCGACCGGGACGGGGCCGCCCAGGAGGCGGGCGGCAACGCCTGACCCGCCGGTACAGAGATCCGCGGGCCCGCGCCCTTCCCTCTCGGGGGAGGGGGCGGGCCCGCTTCTCACGTCCCGCACCGGACGAGCCGTCCTCGGGAGCCGAAGGGGCGCGTCGTCGCCGGGACACCCGCCCCACGCGCGAGCCTTTCGCGGGCCGCCCGCCACGAGGGCCCCGACGACGACGTGGGGCGCCCCG
This window encodes:
- a CDS encoding TerB family tellurite resistance protein → MLPRSRSGRATEDRRPRVCGVRTHWTTVGDGEFHCPDCGGDRNYQRRTGRRRLTLLGLPVLPRGEAGPVVECASCEGHFPTDVLARPTTTRFSALLRDAVHTVALAVLAAGGTGSRTALAAAVEAVRDAGYEDCTAERLTAVAEALAADTGQRSGGGDAEALLAVELHEALDPLAPHLAGLGRASLLLRAAGIALADGPYTPAERDVLTAVGAALTLPREEVTDLLTAARTPS
- the recO gene encoding DNA repair protein RecO yields the protein MSLFRDDGIVLRTQKLGEADRIITFLTRRYGRVRAVARGVRRTKSKFGARLEPFSHVDVQYFARGSELIGRGLPLCTQTETIAAYGSGIVTDYDRYTAGTAMLETAERFTDHEGQPAVQQYLLLVGGLRTLARGEHAPRLVLDAFLLRSLAVNGYAPSLGDCARCGMPGPNRFFSVAAGGSVCGECRVPGSVVPSAEAVGLLSALLSGDWVSADACEGRHVREGSSLVSAYLHWHLERGLRSLRYVDK
- a CDS encoding isoprenyl transferase gives rise to the protein MARRGILGRNRRDHQPPEPHPSGARPPKIPGELVPGHVAVVMDGNGRWAKERGLPRTEGHKVGEGVVMDVLKGCLEMGVKNLSLYAFSTENWKRSPDEVRFLMNFNRDVIARRRDEMDALGIRIRWVGRMPKLWKSVVQELQIAQEQTKDNDAMTLYFCVNYGGRAEIADAAQRIAEEVAAGRLDPSKVGEKTLRKYLYYPDMPDVDLFVRPSGEQRTSNYLIWQSAYAEMVFQDVLWPDFDRRDLWRACLEYAQRDRRFGGAVETATAEPALPPQQG
- a CDS encoding Fur family transcriptional regulator, giving the protein MTTAGPPVKGRSTRQRAAVAAALAQVDEFRSAQDLHDILKHQGDSVGLTTVYRTLQSLAEAGEVDVLRTHDGEAVYRRCSTGDHHHHLVCRVCGKAVEVEGPAVEKWADSVAASHDFVDVDHTVEIFGTCAECASAAKSEK
- a CDS encoding metal ABC transporter permease, whose product is MDLFDYAFMQRALVAAVLVGLTAPAIGTYLVQRRQAIMGDGIGHVAMTGVALGFLLNTSPVWMATAVAVLGSVGMELIRSRGRTSGDVALALLFYGGMAGGVMIINLAPGGSTANLNTYLFGSITTVSPEDLTAVVVLAVLVLAVTLGLRRQLFAVCQDEEFARVTGLPVRLLNLVIAVTAAVTVTVAMRIVGLLLVSAMMVIPVAAAQRLTKGFGATLAGAMVIGVVVSLAGTVTTYYVDAPSGAAIVLLAIVVFLLLSVAATPLARRRARGTAASPEDVASCTVDEGESGTTASPTTRH
- a CDS encoding metal ABC transporter ATP-binding protein is translated as MNAGASPTPRPQAADPVVSLTDAVAALGARPVLRGIDLAVGRGEVVALLGANGSGKSTAVRAAIGQVPLSRGEVRLFGTPLRRFRAWSRLGYVPQRTTAAGGVPATVREVVSSGRLSRTRLGPLRKADREAVGRALEAVGLADRAKDSVNALSGGQHQRVLIARALAGGPELLIMDEPMAGVDLASQEVLAETLRAQVADGATVLLVLHELGPLEPLIDRAVVLRDGCVAHDGPPPKAVGQHALPGHDHVHPHAAPENADPIRTGLFD
- a CDS encoding metal ABC transporter substrate-binding protein yields the protein MNIRRGRNRSVRTALTASAAALSLGVLAACGSSDAGGGADGKLAVTTSFYPLEFLAEQIGGDHVDVTTLTGPGVEPHDLDITPRQTGAMSEADVLLYLRDLQPAVDKAVDQAGVENTVDAAELTTLEAHGSSGGHDHAEGDGHDHGEEGHDHAEEEGDGHDHGDSGLDPHVWLDPVKYAEIADGVGAALQKADPDHAADYRKNTEALTGKLKGLDKDFREGLKNTDSRTFITTHAAFGYLAERYGLDQESIAGVDPESEPSPARMKELQKVAAEEHVTTVFFETLASDRTAKVLAEDTGLRTGVLDPLEGLTEKSQGDDYLEVMEANLAALKKALGAK
- a CDS encoding glycine--tRNA ligase is translated as MAADKIDSIVSLSKRRGFVYPSSEIYGGQRAAWDYGPLGVELKENIKRQWWRYMVTSRDEVVGLDSSVILASEVWVASGHVATFSDPLTECTSCHKRFRADHLEEAYEAKHGRLPENGLADVNCPHCGNKGQFTEPKEFSGLLSTHLGPTQDSGSIAYLRPETAQGIFTNFAQVQQTSRRKPPFGIAQVGKSFRNEITPGNFIFRTREFEQMEMEFFVKPGEDEQWQEYWMEQRWNWYTGLGMREENMRWFEHPKEKLSHYSKRTADIEYRFQFGGSEWGELEGVANRTDYDLSAHAKASGQDLSFFDQEAGERWTPYVIEPAAGLGRAMLAFMLDAYLEDEAPNAKGKLEKRTVMRFDPRLAPVKAAVLPLSRNPELSPKAKGLAAALRQHWNIEFDDAGAIGRRYRRQDEIGTPFCVTVDFDTLDDNAVTVRERDTMQQERVSLDQIEGYLAARLVGC
- a CDS encoding DUF6243 family protein; protein product: MAKSRNNLLGVGGQRNKLPRNGRPADAPGGPADNRPAALDKKQELLRKMRERTAAAADGTAADATAPEGDRDGAAQEAGGNA